One Roseimaritima multifibrata DNA window includes the following coding sequences:
- a CDS encoding methyl-accepting chemotaxis protein, producing the protein MRIISKLLLATALPAILVWSVGIYASRVSQASLRDVLEDNSTDRAREVMDEIDWIIQTRTTTWQAYLSSQHVVSLLHSSNEEFSKEPNVQAMIAARDRQWQMGGEEETKWIKQITNNELSQDLRAWLGRLESVAGYPVFGEVFLTNRYGANVAQTARTSDYRQDDEAWWSQAVRDEVVVGAVDYDESARLYSIDICISVVGERGELLGVLKAVMNIRELLQVADVTRGKQSLGGRLMLFDREQRIMSGNMDGSTPLPDGSPYLKKLRWKPGQTERFERHVDPSNGNVWVAAFARSRNQAGRPNMGWIVMDAQQEAKVFAPVWKMRKQIVWFASFVTLVVIGIGWWIARSIRRPIQDLLDGTERIIEGDFEHPIVVSKIRELGRLGTAFNRMSAGLKSNLAARSEQEALLKQQFERLKKQSLTLASQEELLAAQKEREHLFDAIRNAAERVKVASENILATTSNQARGSQEQAAAISETASTMQQVAQIASQTADRADYMLREAEHAAAGGERGRQALAKSTAAIGALKHQIAGTAAVIVSLAERATAIGQITSTVRQIAEQTNILALNAAVEASRAGEHGKGFAVVAAEVKGLAQQSKESTKQVRQILAEIQQATSASVSSIEAGTLAVQQANLVAEETQVCIHQLLDTISDSAQTATKISQSATQQAVGVGQLNEVLHGMETVASENAVSLQEINQAVLDLNRLGGELTALTTENGDAFRPVEGSL; encoded by the coding sequence ATGCGAATTATTTCGAAATTACTGTTGGCGACAGCCCTCCCCGCAATTCTTGTGTGGTCGGTGGGGATCTATGCGTCCCGGGTCAGCCAGGCCAGCTTGCGGGACGTTTTGGAGGATAATTCGACCGATAGGGCTAGGGAGGTCATGGATGAGATCGACTGGATCATCCAGACCCGGACGACCACTTGGCAGGCCTACCTCAGTTCTCAGCATGTGGTTTCTCTGCTGCATTCCTCGAATGAAGAGTTTTCCAAGGAGCCGAACGTCCAGGCGATGATCGCCGCACGCGACCGTCAGTGGCAAATGGGCGGCGAGGAGGAGACCAAGTGGATTAAGCAGATCACAAATAACGAACTGTCTCAGGACCTGCGCGCTTGGTTGGGCCGACTGGAAAGTGTGGCCGGTTATCCCGTGTTCGGGGAAGTCTTTTTGACCAACCGCTACGGCGCCAACGTGGCGCAGACGGCGCGCACGTCCGACTACCGGCAGGACGATGAAGCCTGGTGGAGTCAAGCGGTTCGCGATGAGGTGGTTGTCGGAGCGGTCGACTATGACGAAAGCGCACGCCTGTATTCGATTGATATTTGCATCAGCGTGGTTGGAGAGCGGGGGGAACTGTTGGGCGTTCTCAAAGCGGTTATGAATATCCGAGAACTGCTTCAGGTGGCCGACGTGACGCGGGGCAAGCAGTCGCTTGGTGGCCGGTTGATGCTGTTCGACCGCGAGCAGCGGATCATGAGTGGCAATATGGACGGATCGACTCCGCTGCCCGATGGCTCGCCCTATTTAAAAAAGTTGCGTTGGAAGCCCGGTCAAACGGAGCGTTTTGAAAGGCATGTCGATCCCTCCAATGGAAACGTCTGGGTCGCCGCGTTCGCTCGTTCACGCAATCAGGCGGGCCGGCCGAATATGGGCTGGATCGTCATGGATGCCCAGCAAGAAGCAAAGGTTTTTGCTCCGGTATGGAAGATGCGCAAGCAAATCGTTTGGTTCGCAAGCTTCGTGACACTGGTCGTGATTGGCATCGGTTGGTGGATAGCCCGTTCCATTCGTCGTCCCATTCAAGATTTACTCGATGGGACCGAGAGGATTATTGAGGGGGATTTCGAACATCCCATCGTGGTTTCTAAAATTCGCGAACTAGGGCGTCTGGGAACCGCTTTTAACCGGATGTCCGCCGGTCTGAAATCGAACCTGGCAGCTAGAAGTGAGCAAGAAGCATTGTTGAAACAGCAGTTTGAAAGGTTGAAAAAGCAGAGTCTGACGCTCGCTTCGCAGGAGGAATTGTTGGCGGCGCAAAAGGAGCGTGAGCATCTGTTCGATGCGATTCGGAACGCGGCGGAGCGGGTGAAAGTCGCCAGTGAAAACATTCTTGCGACCACCAGTAATCAGGCCCGTGGGTCGCAGGAACAAGCCGCAGCGATCTCGGAAACCGCCTCGACCATGCAGCAGGTCGCTCAGATCGCCAGCCAGACAGCGGACCGCGCAGACTATATGCTCCGGGAAGCCGAGCACGCAGCGGCTGGAGGCGAAAGGGGACGGCAGGCGCTTGCCAAATCGACCGCCGCAATCGGCGCATTGAAACATCAGATCGCCGGAACGGCTGCCGTGATCGTTTCCCTCGCAGAGCGTGCAACCGCGATCGGGCAGATAACTTCGACCGTTCGGCAGATCGCAGAGCAAACCAATATCCTTGCCCTTAATGCCGCAGTCGAAGCTTCGCGGGCTGGGGAGCATGGTAAAGGTTTCGCCGTGGTTGCCGCCGAGGTGAAGGGGCTGGCGCAGCAGTCAAAAGAATCGACAAAACAAGTTCGTCAGATTTTGGCGGAAATTCAACAGGCGACTTCTGCGTCGGTTAGTTCCATCGAAGCGGGGACTTTAGCGGTTCAGCAGGCGAACCTTGTCGCGGAAGAAACCCAGGTTTGTATCCATCAATTGCTGGATACGATTTCTGATTCCGCGCAAACCGCTACGAAAATCTCGCAGTCTGCGACCCAGCAGGCGGTCGGAGTCGGCCAGCTGAATGAGGTCTTGCATGGCATGGAAACGGTCGCCTCGGAGAACGCTGTTTCGCTCCAGGAGATCAATCAGGCGGTGTTGGACCTGAACCGCTTGGGGGGTGAGTTAACCGCGTTGACAACGGAAAATGGCGATGCTTTCCGCCCGGTAGAGGGGTCGCTTTAA
- a CDS encoding serine/threonine protein kinase yields the protein MGIFDSLKGLLKGSKDPASEDASQSAKSSKNPKNAKAPKTPKKPAKKGTAPNRTKCDVELRFERLRSSVSGTMGNFFLAHDRQLDRKVGVKICDPEKVDLFEARFKGLKKPTEGEIAMQMDHPLVMETLEHGETTRGERYLVMEYIAGPNLQQVVQSADANLVAGKRINLIRQMAQAIQYVHRKEFIHRDICPRNFICLPDLVGLKLIDFGLTVPATPPFMAPGNRTGTPIYMSPEIVRRRPTDKRVDIFSFGVSAYCLLTFEFPWNIVETTGRAALQHDTLPPIDIFERYPDLQPRIGRAIMSCLAPKPEDRTPSMDKFLQQISGIDQETAQAE from the coding sequence ATGGGGATTTTCGATTCACTAAAAGGTCTCCTCAAAGGATCCAAGGATCCGGCGAGCGAGGACGCAAGCCAATCGGCAAAGTCGTCGAAAAATCCTAAAAATGCGAAAGCTCCCAAAACTCCCAAAAAGCCAGCCAAAAAAGGGACCGCCCCCAATCGGACCAAGTGCGATGTCGAACTCCGCTTCGAACGCCTGCGGTCGTCGGTCTCCGGAACGATGGGGAATTTTTTCTTAGCTCATGACCGACAGCTGGACCGAAAAGTCGGCGTCAAGATTTGCGACCCGGAAAAGGTCGATCTGTTTGAAGCTCGATTTAAAGGGCTTAAAAAACCGACCGAGGGTGAAATTGCCATGCAAATGGATCATCCTCTGGTCATGGAAACGCTTGAGCATGGTGAAACGACGCGAGGTGAACGCTACCTCGTGATGGAATACATCGCCGGCCCCAACCTCCAGCAAGTGGTCCAGTCCGCGGATGCTAATCTGGTTGCGGGAAAACGAATCAATCTGATTCGCCAAATGGCCCAGGCAATCCAGTACGTTCACCGAAAAGAATTCATTCACCGAGACATCTGCCCGCGAAACTTTATCTGCCTGCCAGACCTGGTAGGGCTAAAGCTGATCGATTTTGGGCTGACCGTACCGGCAACCCCTCCGTTTATGGCTCCGGGAAATCGAACGGGAACCCCGATTTATATGTCGCCCGAAATTGTCCGCCGGCGTCCCACGGACAAACGAGTCGACATCTTTTCGTTTGGTGTTTCAGCCTACTGCCTGCTGACGTTTGAATTTCCTTGGAATATCGTCGAAACCACAGGGCGTGCGGCACTGCAGCACGACACGCTGCCACCGATCGATATCTTTGAACGCTACCCCGATTTGCAGCCGCGAATCGGACGGGCCATCATGTCCTGCCTGGCCCCCAAGCCAGAAGACCGGACACCCTCGATGGACAAATTTCTGCAGCAGATCAGCGGCATCGACCAGGAAACCGCTCAAGCCGAATGA
- a CDS encoding histidine phosphatase family protein, translating into MLVRPGATEFDQQGRIKGSLDMPLCDHGREQANHAAKDLQEVDFEAVYTAPCESAIETAKLLIGGRKIKNKVIEGLRNVDHGLWHGKLIDEVRRQQPRVYKKGQDSPGDLCPPGGETMESAKERVQRALQKIIRKHRKGSVALVIPDPLASIVRSLLSGKEMRDLWKSETDAGTWECLELCEPATKPQFLFV; encoded by the coding sequence GTGTTGGTGCGCCCTGGTGCTACCGAATTCGATCAGCAAGGGCGAATTAAAGGTTCGCTCGATATGCCTCTTTGCGACCATGGTCGCGAACAGGCAAATCATGCCGCCAAGGATCTTCAGGAGGTCGATTTCGAAGCGGTCTATACGGCGCCTTGCGAATCAGCAATCGAAACGGCAAAACTGCTGATCGGTGGACGCAAGATCAAGAATAAGGTCATCGAAGGGTTGAGGAATGTCGACCACGGGTTGTGGCACGGTAAATTGATCGACGAAGTCCGCAGGCAGCAGCCACGGGTCTACAAGAAAGGGCAGGATTCGCCCGGGGACCTTTGTCCTCCGGGAGGCGAGACAATGGAATCTGCCAAAGAACGCGTTCAGCGGGCGCTGCAGAAAATTATCCGCAAGCATCGCAAAGGATCGGTCGCGTTGGTGATCCCTGATCCGCTGGCAAGTATCGTTCGCTCCCTCCTTAGCGGCAAAGAGATGAGGGACCTGTGGAAATCGGAAACCGACGCAGGGACCTGGGAATGTTTGGAGCTGTGTGAACCGGCTACCAAACCACAATTCTTGTTTGTCTGA
- a CDS encoding glycoside hydrolase family 10: MGQFHFDIPELLLEQGAFGEERSLWKYAYLTGIESIPSEGETRFADGRMTISRRADESAKLSVPWNIPGYGPVTLTTCSLRPGDGPYNLALELARGSCYRVRTQADVWERSGLRMSENFKDLLAQGTSFFLDAAQRIANPAAAGEDAMKAIRHLEAASADLLESYAAQALAFRRDHEGQLGTLLGVSMQPAQPPTEAQTQMYVETCNTVAVRLSWADVETDAGRLDFDAVDKMFAWAEKHGLRVIAGPLFDFQDKLLPHWLYLFEDNFDGLIDAVCRFAEQAVRRYVGRVHLWNCAAGLNTKGPIRLSEDQVMRLAVAVVQTVRRVDPRTPVIVAFDQPFGEYLSREREGISPLHCADALVRAGLGLAGIGLELRMNYEQIGTLPRTNLDFSQLVDRWAVLGLPLMCQLTVAANSGIDAGALRPTDVLLGSPPPAIPEKNQLRLAGGFIRTLLAKNFVHGIIWEGWDDSRPHIFPYSGLLDERGNPRPLQQYLARLRKDFLC; this comes from the coding sequence ATGGGCCAATTCCATTTCGACATTCCCGAATTACTGCTCGAACAGGGGGCTTTCGGAGAAGAGCGGTCTCTCTGGAAATACGCGTACCTAACCGGAATCGAGAGTATTCCGTCGGAGGGAGAAACACGCTTTGCCGATGGGCGGATGACGATTTCTCGTCGCGCCGATGAATCCGCTAAACTTTCGGTTCCTTGGAATATCCCGGGCTATGGCCCGGTGACCTTGACGACCTGCAGCCTGCGTCCCGGCGACGGACCCTACAATTTGGCCCTCGAATTGGCTCGCGGCTCCTGTTATCGGGTCCGTACTCAAGCCGATGTCTGGGAACGGTCGGGCCTGAGGATGTCCGAAAATTTTAAAGATTTATTGGCTCAGGGAACCTCTTTCTTCCTGGATGCCGCCCAGCGGATCGCTAATCCTGCCGCCGCGGGGGAAGATGCGATGAAGGCGATTCGGCATCTGGAGGCCGCCTCTGCTGATTTACTGGAATCCTACGCAGCCCAGGCCCTCGCGTTCCGGCGAGACCATGAGGGGCAATTGGGGACGCTGCTGGGGGTGTCGATGCAGCCGGCACAGCCGCCGACCGAAGCACAGACCCAGATGTATGTGGAAACCTGCAACACGGTCGCCGTTCGGCTTTCTTGGGCCGATGTCGAAACCGACGCCGGGCGATTGGATTTCGATGCGGTCGATAAAATGTTTGCCTGGGCGGAGAAGCATGGGCTGCGCGTGATCGCAGGTCCTCTGTTTGATTTCCAAGATAAATTGCTCCCGCATTGGCTTTACCTTTTTGAAGACAATTTCGATGGTTTGATCGATGCTGTCTGCCGCTTTGCCGAGCAGGCCGTTCGGCGATATGTCGGCCGAGTCCATTTATGGAATTGTGCGGCGGGGTTAAATACCAAAGGCCCCATCCGTTTAAGCGAAGACCAAGTGATGCGGTTAGCCGTCGCGGTGGTCCAAACCGTTCGCCGTGTCGATCCACGGACTCCCGTGATTGTCGCTTTTGACCAACCCTTCGGTGAATACTTAAGCCGTGAGCGTGAAGGTATCTCGCCACTGCATTGTGCGGACGCACTGGTGCGAGCCGGATTGGGGTTGGCCGGGATCGGACTGGAACTGCGAATGAATTACGAGCAGATCGGAACGCTCCCACGGACCAACTTGGATTTCAGCCAATTGGTTGACCGCTGGGCAGTGTTAGGCCTGCCACTGATGTGTCAATTAACGGTTGCCGCAAATAGTGGAATCGACGCCGGAGCACTTCGCCCAACGGACGTGTTGCTGGGATCCCCGCCGCCGGCCATTCCCGAAAAGAACCAACTCCGCTTAGCGGGTGGGTTTATCCGGACTCTGTTGGCAAAGAATTTTGTCCATGGAATTATCTGGGAAGGCTGGGATGATTCGCGGCCGCATATTTTTCCGTACAGCGGTCTGCTGGATGAACGAGGAAACCCGCGACCCCTGCAGCAGTATCTGGCGCGGCTAAGAAAAGACTTTCTCTGCTAA
- the accD gene encoding acetyl-CoA carboxylase, carboxyltransferase subunit beta — translation MPDSVTAPSKSSAPSSDVNSLPAGEDAADSSVPKKRGVPEGLWIKCPGCGASLYRKEVQRRRNVCPNCEYHFYVSARERITQVLDDGTFEPCDEELSPTDPLEFSDRKRYADRLVSEQKRTGLTDAVITGTGMIRARRVAFAVTDSAFIMGSMGSVVGERLTRLIERATDQNLPLIIVSGSGGGARMHEGILSLMQMAKVSAALARYDKAGGLFISVLTNPTMGGVAASFASLGDLVVAEPKALIGFAGPRTIKATIGIELPEGFQTSEFLMEHGYIDRIVTRERLKSEIAQAIDYCGK, via the coding sequence ATGCCAGATTCCGTGACCGCACCTAGCAAATCTTCGGCCCCCTCTTCTGACGTGAATTCCCTTCCAGCGGGGGAAGACGCAGCAGACTCATCCGTCCCTAAAAAGCGAGGTGTCCCCGAAGGCCTTTGGATCAAATGCCCCGGGTGCGGAGCTTCACTGTATCGCAAAGAAGTGCAACGGCGGCGAAACGTTTGCCCGAACTGTGAATATCATTTCTACGTCTCGGCTCGCGAACGGATCACCCAAGTGCTCGATGACGGCACGTTTGAACCATGCGACGAAGAACTATCGCCGACCGATCCGTTGGAATTTTCCGATCGTAAGCGTTATGCCGACCGTCTGGTTTCGGAACAAAAACGGACCGGATTGACCGACGCAGTGATTACCGGGACCGGAATGATCCGGGCACGTCGTGTTGCATTTGCAGTTACCGATTCGGCATTTATCATGGGGAGCATGGGCTCGGTCGTCGGCGAACGTTTAACCCGACTGATCGAACGTGCTACCGATCAGAACCTGCCACTTATCATCGTTAGCGGCTCGGGCGGTGGAGCCCGAATGCATGAAGGGATCCTGTCGCTGATGCAAATGGCAAAGGTCTCCGCTGCATTAGCACGCTATGACAAAGCCGGTGGTTTATTTATCAGCGTCCTGACCAATCCAACGATGGGTGGTGTCGCCGCCAGTTTTGCGTCTCTGGGAGACCTGGTGGTTGCCGAGCCCAAGGCGTTGATCGGGTTCGCTGGCCCCCGCACGATTAAAGCGACGATTGGAATCGAACTTCCCGAAGGATTCCAAACCAGCGAATTCCTCATGGAACATGGCTACATCGATCGAATTGTGACCCGGGAACGACTTAAAAGCGAAATTGCTCAAGCGATCGACTACTGCGGGAAATAA
- the rpe gene encoding ribulose-phosphate 3-epimerase codes for MLQQRLDRIRNITPAVLPSLLQCDFGDLRGELERLTKAGVEGLHLDVMDGHFVPNLSYGMPIVAGLRRWTDMPLDVHLMISDPAAYIDAFADAGADMLTFHIEAVENPLAIIDQIHRHGIVAGVAINPDTPMDRLDGCVEATDAVLVMSVKAGFGGQAFRPEAIERLKSLREAYPDLLLEVDGGIKEETIGDCRQAGCDLFVVGSAIFGQSDYQTAVSRLRDLL; via the coding sequence ATGCTTCAGCAACGTCTCGACCGAATCCGCAACATCACCCCTGCTGTGCTCCCCAGTCTGCTGCAATGCGACTTTGGAGACTTGCGTGGGGAATTGGAGCGTTTAACGAAGGCAGGGGTAGAAGGGCTCCATCTGGATGTGATGGATGGCCATTTTGTTCCAAATTTGAGCTATGGGATGCCGATTGTCGCTGGACTGCGGCGTTGGACGGACATGCCACTGGATGTCCACTTGATGATTTCCGACCCGGCCGCCTACATCGATGCGTTTGCTGACGCCGGTGCAGACATGCTGACTTTTCATATCGAAGCGGTCGAAAATCCGTTAGCGATCATTGACCAGATTCACCGTCACGGTATTGTTGCCGGAGTTGCTATCAATCCTGATACACCGATGGACCGTTTGGACGGTTGTGTTGAAGCAACCGATGCGGTTCTAGTAATGAGTGTGAAAGCAGGTTTTGGGGGGCAGGCCTTCCGTCCCGAAGCGATTGAGCGACTGAAATCACTCCGTGAGGCCTATCCCGACTTACTCTTGGAAGTGGACGGCGGGATCAAGGAAGAAACCATTGGAGATTGCCGCCAAGCCGGTTGCGATCTGTTTGTCGTTGGATCGGCCATTTTCGGTCAATCCGATTACCAAACCGCCGTTTCCCGATTACGCGATTTGCTGTAA